From one Ooceraea biroi isolate clonal line C1 chromosome 7, Obir_v5.4, whole genome shotgun sequence genomic stretch:
- the LOC105279732 gene encoding chymotrypsin-like elastase family member 2A isoform X5, protein MGGEKQQSCRGRLFLSFCEADCKYSFTFSFHVSQRQPRSIVSPKLQVLNNDASSSTTTTTTGRIFNGKPSRRGAWPWQVSLQLLHPKLGFIGHWCGGSLINPKWVITAAHCIHNELFNLPIGALWTAVVGEWELDSGGRGSARLPVEKVILHERFNNYVHDIALMKLARPAPLSKVVRTICLPDSRETLDERQCVASGWGRYSPSPSLSTALLEANVPLLDLEECLEAYGASVPIRKGHLCAGHTDGSSGSCVGDSGGPLQCRRADGVWQLAGVTSFGSGCARPGYPDVYTKIQHYLNWINETINANDDDEEW, encoded by the exons ATGGGCGGTGAGAAACAGCAGAGTTGCAGAGGTCggctcttcctttctttttgtGAGGCTGATTGCAAATACAGTTTCACTTTCTCATTTCATG TGTCACAGAGGCAACCACGATCAATTGTGTCACCGAAGCTCCAGGTATTGAATAATGACGCCTCGTCCTCGACGACTACCACTACCACCGGCCGTATCTTCAATGGCAAACCTAGCAGAAGGGGTGCATGGCCCTGGCAGGTGTCCCTTCAACTACTGCACCCGAAACTCGGCTTCATCGGTCACTGGTGCGGAGGTTCTCTGATCAATCCCAAGTGGGTGATCACCGCTGCCCATTGCATTCACAA CGAATTGTTCAATTTGCCTATTGGTGCTCTGTGGACGGCGGTAGTCGGCGAATGGGAATTGGATTCGGGTGGACGCGGATCCGCCCGTTTACCCGTTGAAAAAGTGATCCTGCATgagagatttaataattacgtacATGACATAG CTTTAATGAAGCTTGCCAGGCCAGCGCCTTTGTCCAAGGTTGTCCGCACGATTTGCCTTCCCGATTCCAGAGAGACTCTTGATGAAAGACAATGCGTAGCTTCCGGCTGGGGCCGATACAGCCCCTCGCCCTCGCTTTCCACTGCCCTTTTAGAAGCCAACGTCCCTCTTTTGGATCTTGAAGAGTGCTTGGAAGCCTACGGTGCTTCGGTGCCTATCAGAAAGGGCCACCTCTGCGCTGGTCATACCGATGGTTCCTCTGGAAGCTGCGTG GGTGATTCCGGAGGGCCTCTGCAATGTCGCCGCGCTGACGGCGTTTGGCAGCTAGCTGGTGTCACGTCCTTCGGTTCCGGTTGCGCCAGACCGGGCTATCCAGATGTGTACACTAAGATACAGCATTATCTAAACTGGATCAATGAGACGATCAACGCcaacgacgatgatgaagaGTGGTAA
- the LOC105279732 gene encoding chymotrypsin-like elastase family member 2A isoform X3: MGGEKQQSCRGRLFLSFCEADCKYSFTFSFHECGCPAVSQRQPRSIVSPKLQVLNNDASSSTTTTTTGRIFNGKPSRRGAWPWQVSLQLLHPKLGFIGHWCGGSLINPKWVITAAHCIHNELFNLPIGALWTAVVGEWELDSGGRGSARLPVEKVILHERFNNYVHDIALMKLARPAPLSKVVRTICLPDSRETLDERQCVASGWGRYSPSPSLSTALLEANVPLLDLEECLEAYGASVPIRKGHLCAGHTDGSSGSCVGDSGGPLQCRRADGVWQLAGVTSFGSGCARPGYPDVYTKIQHYLNWINETINANDDDEEW; encoded by the exons ATGGGCGGTGAGAAACAGCAGAGTTGCAGAGGTCggctcttcctttctttttgtGAGGCTGATTGCAAATACAGTTTCACTTTCTCATTTCATG AATGCGGATGTCCGGCAGTGTCACAGAGGCAACCACGATCAATTGTGTCACCGAAGCTCCAGGTATTGAATAATGACGCCTCGTCCTCGACGACTACCACTACCACCGGCCGTATCTTCAATGGCAAACCTAGCAGAAGGGGTGCATGGCCCTGGCAGGTGTCCCTTCAACTACTGCACCCGAAACTCGGCTTCATCGGTCACTGGTGCGGAGGTTCTCTGATCAATCCCAAGTGGGTGATCACCGCTGCCCATTGCATTCACAA CGAATTGTTCAATTTGCCTATTGGTGCTCTGTGGACGGCGGTAGTCGGCGAATGGGAATTGGATTCGGGTGGACGCGGATCCGCCCGTTTACCCGTTGAAAAAGTGATCCTGCATgagagatttaataattacgtacATGACATAG CTTTAATGAAGCTTGCCAGGCCAGCGCCTTTGTCCAAGGTTGTCCGCACGATTTGCCTTCCCGATTCCAGAGAGACTCTTGATGAAAGACAATGCGTAGCTTCCGGCTGGGGCCGATACAGCCCCTCGCCCTCGCTTTCCACTGCCCTTTTAGAAGCCAACGTCCCTCTTTTGGATCTTGAAGAGTGCTTGGAAGCCTACGGTGCTTCGGTGCCTATCAGAAAGGGCCACCTCTGCGCTGGTCATACCGATGGTTCCTCTGGAAGCTGCGTG GGTGATTCCGGAGGGCCTCTGCAATGTCGCCGCGCTGACGGCGTTTGGCAGCTAGCTGGTGTCACGTCCTTCGGTTCCGGTTGCGCCAGACCGGGCTATCCAGATGTGTACACTAAGATACAGCATTATCTAAACTGGATCAATGAGACGATCAACGCcaacgacgatgatgaagaGTGGTAA
- the LOC105279732 gene encoding chymotrypsin-like elastase family member 2A isoform X4, whose protein sequence is MCRLRGDLVILLVVILVETQCVMLRIVREDHSMSQRQPRSIVSPKLQVLNNDASSSTTTTTTGRIFNGKPSRRGAWPWQVSLQLLHPKLGFIGHWCGGSLINPKWVITAAHCIHNELFNLPIGALWTAVVGEWELDSGGRGSARLPVEKVILHERFNNYVHDIALMKLARPAPLSKVVRTICLPDSRETLDERQCVASGWGRYSPSPSLSTALLEANVPLLDLEECLEAYGASVPIRKGHLCAGHTDGSSGSCVGDSGGPLQCRRADGVWQLAGVTSFGSGCARPGYPDVYTKIQHYLNWINETINANDDDEEW, encoded by the exons ATGTGCCGTCTTCGTGGCGATCTGGTGATTCTGTTGGTGGTCATCCTGGTGGAGACCCAGTGTGTCATGTTGAGAATCGTTCGAGAGGATCATTCTA TGTCACAGAGGCAACCACGATCAATTGTGTCACCGAAGCTCCAGGTATTGAATAATGACGCCTCGTCCTCGACGACTACCACTACCACCGGCCGTATCTTCAATGGCAAACCTAGCAGAAGGGGTGCATGGCCCTGGCAGGTGTCCCTTCAACTACTGCACCCGAAACTCGGCTTCATCGGTCACTGGTGCGGAGGTTCTCTGATCAATCCCAAGTGGGTGATCACCGCTGCCCATTGCATTCACAA CGAATTGTTCAATTTGCCTATTGGTGCTCTGTGGACGGCGGTAGTCGGCGAATGGGAATTGGATTCGGGTGGACGCGGATCCGCCCGTTTACCCGTTGAAAAAGTGATCCTGCATgagagatttaataattacgtacATGACATAG CTTTAATGAAGCTTGCCAGGCCAGCGCCTTTGTCCAAGGTTGTCCGCACGATTTGCCTTCCCGATTCCAGAGAGACTCTTGATGAAAGACAATGCGTAGCTTCCGGCTGGGGCCGATACAGCCCCTCGCCCTCGCTTTCCACTGCCCTTTTAGAAGCCAACGTCCCTCTTTTGGATCTTGAAGAGTGCTTGGAAGCCTACGGTGCTTCGGTGCCTATCAGAAAGGGCCACCTCTGCGCTGGTCATACCGATGGTTCCTCTGGAAGCTGCGTG GGTGATTCCGGAGGGCCTCTGCAATGTCGCCGCGCTGACGGCGTTTGGCAGCTAGCTGGTGTCACGTCCTTCGGTTCCGGTTGCGCCAGACCGGGCTATCCAGATGTGTACACTAAGATACAGCATTATCTAAACTGGATCAATGAGACGATCAACGCcaacgacgatgatgaagaGTGGTAA
- the LOC105279732 gene encoding chymotrypsin-like elastase family member 2A isoform X2 — protein MCRLRGDLVILLVVILVETQCVMLRIVREDHSKCGCPAVSQRQPRSIVSPKLQVLNNDASSSTTTTTTGRIFNGKPSRRGAWPWQVSLQLLHPKLGFIGHWCGGSLINPKWVITAAHCIHNELFNLPIGALWTAVVGEWELDSGGRGSARLPVEKVILHERFNNYVHDIALMKLARPAPLSKVVRTICLPDSRETLDERQCVASGWGRYSPSPSLSTALLEANVPLLDLEECLEAYGASVPIRKGHLCAGHTDGSSGSCVGDSGGPLQCRRADGVWQLAGVTSFGSGCARPGYPDVYTKIQHYLNWINETINANDDDEEW, from the exons ATGTGCCGTCTTCGTGGCGATCTGGTGATTCTGTTGGTGGTCATCCTGGTGGAGACCCAGTGTGTCATGTTGAGAATCGTTCGAGAGGATCATTCTA AATGCGGATGTCCGGCAGTGTCACAGAGGCAACCACGATCAATTGTGTCACCGAAGCTCCAGGTATTGAATAATGACGCCTCGTCCTCGACGACTACCACTACCACCGGCCGTATCTTCAATGGCAAACCTAGCAGAAGGGGTGCATGGCCCTGGCAGGTGTCCCTTCAACTACTGCACCCGAAACTCGGCTTCATCGGTCACTGGTGCGGAGGTTCTCTGATCAATCCCAAGTGGGTGATCACCGCTGCCCATTGCATTCACAA CGAATTGTTCAATTTGCCTATTGGTGCTCTGTGGACGGCGGTAGTCGGCGAATGGGAATTGGATTCGGGTGGACGCGGATCCGCCCGTTTACCCGTTGAAAAAGTGATCCTGCATgagagatttaataattacgtacATGACATAG CTTTAATGAAGCTTGCCAGGCCAGCGCCTTTGTCCAAGGTTGTCCGCACGATTTGCCTTCCCGATTCCAGAGAGACTCTTGATGAAAGACAATGCGTAGCTTCCGGCTGGGGCCGATACAGCCCCTCGCCCTCGCTTTCCACTGCCCTTTTAGAAGCCAACGTCCCTCTTTTGGATCTTGAAGAGTGCTTGGAAGCCTACGGTGCTTCGGTGCCTATCAGAAAGGGCCACCTCTGCGCTGGTCATACCGATGGTTCCTCTGGAAGCTGCGTG GGTGATTCCGGAGGGCCTCTGCAATGTCGCCGCGCTGACGGCGTTTGGCAGCTAGCTGGTGTCACGTCCTTCGGTTCCGGTTGCGCCAGACCGGGCTATCCAGATGTGTACACTAAGATACAGCATTATCTAAACTGGATCAATGAGACGATCAACGCcaacgacgatgatgaagaGTGGTAA
- the LOC105279732 gene encoding chymotrypsin-like elastase family member 2A isoform X1, which yields MSIKLPLNSLGIVFHHAGFRSCNSHFVKALNKYKRLWITECGCPAVSQRQPRSIVSPKLQVLNNDASSSTTTTTTGRIFNGKPSRRGAWPWQVSLQLLHPKLGFIGHWCGGSLINPKWVITAAHCIHNELFNLPIGALWTAVVGEWELDSGGRGSARLPVEKVILHERFNNYVHDIALMKLARPAPLSKVVRTICLPDSRETLDERQCVASGWGRYSPSPSLSTALLEANVPLLDLEECLEAYGASVPIRKGHLCAGHTDGSSGSCVGDSGGPLQCRRADGVWQLAGVTSFGSGCARPGYPDVYTKIQHYLNWINETINANDDDEEW from the exons aTGTCCATCAAACTTCCGTTGAACAGTCTTGGGATTGTATTTCACCATGCGGGATTCAGAAGTTGCAATTCGCATTTTGTAAAGGCGTTAAACAAATACAAGCGGCTTTGGATAACAGAATGCGGATGTCCGGCAGTGTCACAGAGGCAACCACGATCAATTGTGTCACCGAAGCTCCAGGTATTGAATAATGACGCCTCGTCCTCGACGACTACCACTACCACCGGCCGTATCTTCAATGGCAAACCTAGCAGAAGGGGTGCATGGCCCTGGCAGGTGTCCCTTCAACTACTGCACCCGAAACTCGGCTTCATCGGTCACTGGTGCGGAGGTTCTCTGATCAATCCCAAGTGGGTGATCACCGCTGCCCATTGCATTCACAA CGAATTGTTCAATTTGCCTATTGGTGCTCTGTGGACGGCGGTAGTCGGCGAATGGGAATTGGATTCGGGTGGACGCGGATCCGCCCGTTTACCCGTTGAAAAAGTGATCCTGCATgagagatttaataattacgtacATGACATAG CTTTAATGAAGCTTGCCAGGCCAGCGCCTTTGTCCAAGGTTGTCCGCACGATTTGCCTTCCCGATTCCAGAGAGACTCTTGATGAAAGACAATGCGTAGCTTCCGGCTGGGGCCGATACAGCCCCTCGCCCTCGCTTTCCACTGCCCTTTTAGAAGCCAACGTCCCTCTTTTGGATCTTGAAGAGTGCTTGGAAGCCTACGGTGCTTCGGTGCCTATCAGAAAGGGCCACCTCTGCGCTGGTCATACCGATGGTTCCTCTGGAAGCTGCGTG GGTGATTCCGGAGGGCCTCTGCAATGTCGCCGCGCTGACGGCGTTTGGCAGCTAGCTGGTGTCACGTCCTTCGGTTCCGGTTGCGCCAGACCGGGCTATCCAGATGTGTACACTAAGATACAGCATTATCTAAACTGGATCAATGAGACGATCAACGCcaacgacgatgatgaagaGTGGTAA